One Sanguibacter keddieii DSM 10542 genomic window carries:
- a CDS encoding PadR family transcriptional regulator, which produces MDTTQLLRGVLDAAVLAVLDDADGYGYDVVRRLRAAGLEDVGDASVYGTLRRLYSAGVLSSYVVPSDEGPHRKYYGINPQGRAMLATQRKEWEEFSGAMSALLMKGAA; this is translated from the coding sequence ATGGATACCACACAGCTCCTCAGAGGAGTGCTCGACGCCGCGGTCCTCGCGGTGCTCGACGACGCCGACGGGTACGGCTACGACGTCGTCCGCCGGCTGCGGGCCGCGGGGCTCGAGGACGTCGGCGACGCCTCGGTCTACGGCACCCTCCGCCGGCTCTACTCGGCGGGAGTGCTCTCCAGCTACGTGGTCCCCTCCGACGAGGGGCCGCACCGCAAGTACTACGGCATCAACCCGCAGGGGCGGGCGATGCTCGCCACGCAGCGCAAGGAGTGGGAAGAGTTCTCGGGCGCGATGAGCGCGCTCCTCATGAAGGGGGCAGCATGA